The following proteins come from a genomic window of Heyndrickxia acidicola:
- a CDS encoding response regulator transcription factor, with product MNSILIADDDIHIRELLRHTLQAEGYAVIEAEDGGQATEILMKQQVQLAVVDVMMPKKDGLQLCEDIRKYYDFPVILLTAKDQLPDKEKGFSAGTDDYLTKPFEPKELLFRIKALLRRYHLASSDKITLNQTVIDRKSYEVHCDHKVVMLPMKEFELLAQLASFPDRVFSREDLIQMIWGADFDGDDRTVDVHIKRLRERFSNRSDDFQIKTVRGVGYKLEVPKN from the coding sequence ATGAACTCTATATTAATTGCAGATGATGATATCCATATTCGAGAGCTGCTAAGGCACACCCTTCAAGCGGAGGGATACGCAGTGATTGAGGCGGAAGATGGCGGACAGGCAACGGAAATCCTGATGAAGCAGCAAGTTCAATTAGCCGTAGTCGATGTCATGATGCCCAAAAAGGATGGCCTCCAATTGTGCGAAGACATCCGAAAATATTATGATTTTCCAGTGATTCTTTTAACAGCAAAGGATCAGCTGCCTGATAAGGAAAAAGGGTTTTCTGCTGGTACGGATGATTATTTGACGAAGCCGTTTGAACCGAAAGAATTATTATTTCGCATAAAGGCACTCCTCAGGCGCTATCATTTGGCCAGTTCTGACAAAATTACTCTCAATCAAACCGTGATTGATCGGAAAAGCTATGAAGTTCATTGTGACCATAAAGTGGTGATGCTTCCCATGAAGGAATTTGAACTGCTTGCACAGCTTGCAAGCTTTCCGGATCGGGTATTTTCCCGTGAAGATTTGATTCAAATGATATGGGGAGCAGATTTTGACGGAGATGACCGTACAGTGGATGTACATATCAAACGGCTGCGGGAACGCTTTTCCAATCGCAGCGATGACTTCCAAATAAAAACGGTACGCGGAGTCGGGTATAAATTGGAGGTTCCAAAGAATTGA
- a CDS encoding sensor histidine kinase, which translates to MKTLYLRIFMTTIAVMMLSSLLSFFLSNAYYQYKLKPYNDKKLTRMAEDIQSFYEKNPEDHLDAYLKSVGNLGYQLYLVDSNGHSVYYGGPFRKRRLESNVIQSVLNGNVYHGIAHYPSKVFITGFFENDLKNTIGVPIKTKGQRYALFMRPNPELQIGELRIFLAVLLVLTFMLSVLFVIVSTRYLVHPITKLTEATKKIAAGKYDVQLHVNRRDEIGRLANDFSHMAKSLEQLEAMRQEFVSNVSHEIQSPLASIQGFSQTLQSDSLTEEERKYYLSIIEDESKRMSQLSKQLLTLASLDKEESILDKKTFDLTAQIKQILFMTEWRWREKDLAIDMELPSAYLYADENLLHQVWLNLITNSIKFSRQGGSISIGLSKEDDQCLVEITDTGIGMAEKDLPQIFNRFYKVDPSRKRNEAGTGLGLAIVKKIIELHNGQIHVKSTLGHGTTFSISLPRQ; encoded by the coding sequence TTGAAAACATTATATTTACGCATCTTTATGACAACCATTGCGGTCATGATGCTGAGCAGTCTCCTCTCCTTTTTTCTTTCCAATGCCTATTACCAATACAAGCTTAAACCCTATAACGATAAAAAATTAACCCGTATGGCAGAGGACATCCAATCCTTTTACGAAAAAAATCCTGAAGACCATTTGGATGCCTATTTAAAAAGTGTAGGAAATCTTGGCTACCAGCTTTATTTAGTGGACAGCAATGGGCACAGTGTTTATTACGGAGGCCCCTTTCGTAAACGGAGGCTGGAAAGTAATGTTATTCAGTCGGTATTGAACGGAAACGTTTATCATGGAATTGCTCATTATCCTTCAAAGGTATTTATAACAGGGTTTTTTGAAAACGATCTAAAAAATACCATAGGGGTTCCCATAAAAACAAAAGGCCAGCGCTATGCTTTGTTTATGAGGCCCAATCCGGAGCTTCAAATTGGAGAATTGCGAATTTTTCTTGCCGTTCTTCTTGTTCTGACATTCATGCTTAGCGTCCTCTTCGTCATTGTCAGTACCCGCTATCTTGTTCATCCGATTACCAAGCTGACGGAAGCCACTAAAAAAATTGCCGCTGGTAAATATGATGTTCAATTGCATGTGAACCGGCGCGATGAAATTGGCAGGCTGGCTAACGACTTTTCACATATGGCAAAAAGCCTTGAACAGCTTGAAGCGATGCGCCAGGAATTTGTATCGAATGTCTCACATGAAATTCAATCACCCCTGGCCTCCATCCAGGGATTCTCGCAGACACTTCAATCCGATTCATTAACAGAGGAGGAAAGAAAGTATTATTTATCCATTATTGAAGATGAAAGCAAGCGAATGTCACAGCTTAGCAAGCAGCTGTTAACCCTCGCCTCCCTGGATAAAGAGGAAAGCATACTGGATAAAAAAACATTCGATCTTACCGCTCAAATTAAACAAATTCTTTTTATGACAGAATGGCGATGGAGGGAAAAAGATCTTGCAATTGATATGGAGCTTCCATCCGCCTATCTTTATGCAGATGAGAATTTACTCCATCAGGTGTGGTTAAATTTGATTACCAACAGTATCAAATTCAGCCGCCAAGGGGGATCCATATCCATTGGTTTGAGCAAGGAGGATGACCAGTGTCTTGTTGAGATTACAGATACCGGCATAGGAATGGCCGAAAAAGATCTCCCGCAAATTTTTAACCGATTTTATAAAGTAGACCCATCCAGAAAAAGAAACGAAGCTGGTACCGGGCTGGGACTTGCCATCGTCAAAAAAATCATTGAATTGCATAATGGCCAAATTCATGTAAAAAGCACTTTGGGGCACGGCACAACCTTCTCTATTTCTCTTCCAAGGCAATAA